A stretch of the Cellulomonas sp. WB94 genome encodes the following:
- a CDS encoding metalloregulator ArsR/SmtB family transcription factor — translation MVTRQAEREATDQIFGALSDATRRDIVTRVLRDEASVSTLARHYDMSFAAVQKHVAVLERAHLVTKRRRGREQIVSGEVTTIRTAARLLGEYEQIWRGRIDRIDEILAEPAEGAAP, via the coding sequence ATGGTTACACGACAGGCGGAACGCGAGGCGACCGACCAGATCTTCGGCGCCCTCTCCGACGCCACCCGCCGGGACATCGTCACGCGCGTCCTGCGCGACGAGGCCTCGGTCTCGACCCTCGCCCGGCACTACGACATGAGCTTCGCCGCAGTTCAGAAGCATGTCGCCGTGCTCGAGCGGGCTCATCTGGTGACCAAGCGGCGCCGGGGCCGCGAGCAGATCGTCTCGGGCGAGGTCACCACCATCCGCACGGCCGCACGACTGCTCGGCGAGTACGAGCAGATCTGGCGCGGCCGCATCGACCGAATCGACGAGATCCTCGCCGAGCCAGCCGAAGGAGCAGCACCATGA
- a CDS encoding SRPBCC domain-containing protein has protein sequence MTVISTTPDTSALTLTIVADLAAPPERAWQVWVDPRQLERWWGPPDWPATFVEHDVVVDGRSSYYMTGPDGEKARGWWRFVSIDEPHSLEFEDGFADDAGTPNPDMPTIRARVDLRATADGTRMTVTSRFATLEQMEQLVAMGMVEGMTGAMGQIDDLLVRV, from the coding sequence ATGACCGTCATCAGCACCACGCCGGACACCTCGGCACTGACCCTGACCATCGTGGCCGACCTTGCCGCCCCGCCCGAGCGGGCGTGGCAGGTCTGGGTCGACCCGCGCCAGCTCGAGCGGTGGTGGGGACCGCCGGACTGGCCCGCGACCTTCGTCGAGCACGACGTCGTCGTCGACGGGCGCTCCAGCTACTACATGACCGGGCCCGACGGCGAGAAGGCCCGCGGATGGTGGCGCTTCGTGTCCATCGACGAGCCGCACTCGCTCGAGTTCGAGGACGGCTTCGCCGACGACGCCGGAACGCCCAACCCCGACATGCCCACGATCCGCGCCAGGGTCGACCTGCGCGCGACCGCCGACGGCACCCGCATGACCGTCACGTCCCGCTTCGCGACGCTCGAGCAGATGGAACAGCTCGTGGCCATGGGCATGGTCGAGGGCATGACGGGCGCCATGGGTCAGATCGACGACCTCCTGGTCCGCGTCTGA
- a CDS encoding MFS transporter: MTDASPALSRRRRTAVLAVIALALMMVVSAVSGLNVALPDLAVDTGASQTDITWIVDAYTLVFVGLLLPAGALGDRYGRKRVLLAGLAIFGAAAAGAMFVSSPEPLIVLRAVMGIGAAGVMPVTLSIITTTFPPDERGRAVGVWVGVAGGGAVLGLFASGVLLELFAWSSFFALNVTLAVLAIIGTLVVVPSSRDAHPPRMDVRGSLASLVGLVALVFAIIEGPDRGWTSAITLGTFALSAVSLVGFVRWELRNPEPMLDMRLFRLPGFRTGTLAITTQFFASFGFFYIVLQYLQYIAGRSPLGAAVALLPLPAVLIPVARTAPRLADRFGLNRVVALGLTLSASGMLVMTTLDLELVYWHLAVGLVLFAAGMGLAGTPSTTAVVSSLPASKQGVGSAVNDTSRELGSALGIAILGTILNGAYRSGLTDAVAGLPAAVADRAQSSIAFTRLGADQLAQLGTAGHRLVVAAQHAFVDATSAAFLTAAGILVVAAVYVALRGPRHGSRGGPDDERSDQADMLLPVSGPILP; this comes from the coding sequence ATGACCGACGCCAGCCCCGCTCTGTCCCGTCGACGCCGTACCGCTGTGCTCGCGGTCATAGCGCTCGCACTGATGATGGTGGTCTCGGCCGTCAGCGGCCTGAACGTCGCCCTGCCCGATCTCGCGGTCGACACGGGCGCCTCGCAGACCGACATCACGTGGATCGTCGACGCCTACACGCTCGTCTTCGTCGGGCTCCTCCTGCCCGCCGGAGCGCTCGGCGACCGGTACGGGCGCAAGCGGGTGCTGCTGGCCGGGCTGGCGATCTTCGGCGCCGCGGCCGCGGGAGCGATGTTCGTGTCCTCCCCGGAGCCTCTCATCGTGCTGCGCGCGGTGATGGGGATCGGCGCGGCCGGTGTCATGCCCGTGACCCTGTCGATCATCACGACGACCTTCCCGCCGGACGAGCGCGGCCGCGCTGTCGGGGTCTGGGTCGGTGTTGCGGGCGGTGGCGCCGTGCTCGGCCTGTTCGCGTCCGGCGTCCTGCTCGAGCTCTTCGCCTGGAGCTCCTTCTTCGCGCTCAACGTCACCCTCGCTGTGCTGGCGATCATCGGCACCCTTGTCGTCGTGCCGTCGTCGCGGGATGCCCACCCGCCCCGGATGGACGTTCGCGGCTCCCTCGCGTCCCTGGTCGGTCTGGTCGCTCTGGTGTTCGCGATCATCGAGGGACCAGACCGGGGCTGGACCAGTGCCATCACCCTGGGCACGTTCGCGCTCAGCGCCGTCTCGCTCGTCGGCTTCGTCCGCTGGGAGCTGAGGAACCCTGAGCCGATGCTCGACATGCGGCTCTTTCGCCTGCCGGGCTTCAGGACGGGGACTCTCGCCATCACCACGCAGTTCTTCGCCAGCTTCGGGTTCTTCTACATCGTCCTGCAGTACCTGCAGTACATCGCCGGACGGTCGCCGCTCGGGGCTGCCGTCGCCCTCCTGCCGCTCCCGGCCGTCCTGATCCCGGTGGCTCGCACCGCCCCGCGCCTCGCGGACCGGTTCGGCCTCAACAGGGTCGTCGCCCTCGGTCTGACGCTCAGCGCATCGGGGATGCTGGTGATGACCACCCTGGACCTCGAGCTCGTCTACTGGCACCTCGCCGTCGGTCTGGTGCTCTTCGCGGCCGGCATGGGGCTGGCCGGGACGCCCTCGACGACCGCCGTCGTCTCGTCGCTGCCGGCGTCGAAGCAGGGCGTGGGCTCGGCGGTGAACGACACCTCGCGCGAGCTCGGCAGCGCGTTGGGCATCGCGATCCTCGGCACGATCCTGAACGGTGCCTACCGCAGCGGCCTCACGGACGCGGTCGCGGGGCTGCCCGCCGCTGTTGCTGACCGCGCGCAGTCGTCCATCGCGTTCACCCGCCTCGGCGCCGACCAGCTTGCCCAGCTCGGCACGGCCGGGCATCGTCTCGTCGTCGCCGCCCAGCATGCCTTCGTCGATGCGACCAGCGCCGCCTTCCTCACCGCTGCTGGCATCCTCGTCGTCGCCGCGGTCTACGTGGCGCTCCGCGGACCGAGGCATGGGTCGCGCGGCGGCCCCGACGACGAGCGGTCCGACCAGGCAGACATGCTGTTGCCCGTGAGCGGGCCGATCCTGCCCTGA
- a CDS encoding C4-dicarboxylate transporter, which yields MTTSTLRPVRVPLSAFGPAFGLSGLAGTWTAAAHSLGAPAAVGAALWLVATVTWVVTTARYLARPGGPRAILADLRHPAAGPFAALFAIVGLLLGGRLVASAPRAGEIVVWTMAVVAVVFAAWFLAVALQGGGALDAVHGGHLLPTVAAALISGQSLAVVGARHIAVGAWAVGILFWIIVGTVILARLAFRPPLPDALVPTLAILSAPPAVAGNAWFALNGGTVDVVEELLLGTFVVLMLVQVFLVPRYARLTFGLSFWALTFTAASSATFALRWLVLTEPAGYRVWSWVVVAGATGLIGWVAARSVVLVVPKLRPRAQRLRE from the coding sequence GTGACCACCAGCACGCTGCGCCCCGTGCGCGTCCCGCTCAGCGCCTTCGGCCCCGCGTTCGGACTGTCGGGGCTCGCCGGCACGTGGACCGCTGCGGCGCACAGCCTGGGTGCACCCGCGGCCGTCGGCGCGGCACTGTGGCTCGTCGCCACCGTGACGTGGGTCGTGACGACGGCCCGGTACCTCGCCCGTCCCGGCGGCCCCCGCGCGATCCTCGCCGACCTGCGCCACCCTGCCGCCGGCCCGTTCGCGGCGCTGTTCGCGATCGTGGGGCTGCTGCTCGGCGGGCGGCTCGTCGCATCGGCACCCCGTGCCGGCGAGATCGTCGTGTGGACCATGGCCGTGGTCGCCGTCGTCTTCGCTGCCTGGTTCCTCGCGGTGGCCCTCCAGGGCGGCGGTGCCCTCGACGCCGTGCACGGCGGCCACCTGCTCCCCACCGTGGCGGCCGCGCTCATCTCGGGCCAGTCGCTCGCCGTCGTGGGCGCACGCCACATCGCCGTCGGTGCGTGGGCGGTCGGCATCCTCTTCTGGATCATCGTCGGCACCGTGATCCTCGCGCGCCTCGCGTTCCGCCCGCCGCTGCCCGACGCGCTCGTGCCCACCCTGGCCATCCTCAGCGCCCCGCCCGCGGTCGCCGGCAACGCCTGGTTCGCGCTCAACGGCGGCACGGTGGACGTCGTCGAGGAGCTGCTGCTGGGCACGTTCGTCGTGCTCATGCTCGTGCAGGTGTTCCTCGTCCCGCGCTACGCCCGGCTGACCTTCGGCCTGAGCTTCTGGGCGCTCACCTTCACGGCCGCGTCGAGCGCGACGTTCGCCCTGCGGTGGCTCGTGCTGACCGAGCCGGCCGGATACCGCGTGTGGAGCTGGGTCGTGGTGGCCGGAGCGACGGGTCTCATCGGCTGGGTCGCCGCACGGTCTGTCGTGCTCGTCGTGCCGAAGCTTCGGCCCCGCGCGCAACGTCTGAGAGAATGA
- a CDS encoding NAD(P)-dependent alcohol dehydrogenase, with protein sequence MKAIVQDTYGSADVLRLDDVDPPSVGPDDVLIRVRAAGVDAGVWHLMAGRPFLMRAMGFGLRAPRARTRGLEVAGVVEAVGAQVTELHPGDRVFGTCNGSFAQYATARPGSLALLPPTVSFEQAAVVPVSGVTALQALRDAGKVQAGQRVLVIGAGGGVGSFAVQLATAFGAEVTGVCSTAKVDLVRSLGADDVIDYTSEEITATGRRYDLVLDTAGNRPLSLLRQVLAPHGTLVVVGGENGGRWLGGIQRSLGAVLLSPFVRHTLRGLFSTVRPDDLSLLAGLIASGQVTPVVGATYPLDRAADAVRHQHEGHAVGKVVLTVPDDAAVTAGGA encoded by the coding sequence ATGAAGGCCATCGTCCAGGACACCTACGGATCCGCCGACGTCCTGCGCCTGGACGACGTCGACCCGCCGTCGGTGGGGCCCGACGACGTGCTCATCCGCGTGCGCGCCGCCGGCGTCGACGCGGGGGTCTGGCACCTGATGGCCGGTCGGCCGTTCCTGATGCGGGCTATGGGCTTCGGTCTGCGTGCACCCCGGGCGCGCACGCGGGGCCTCGAGGTCGCCGGCGTCGTCGAGGCCGTCGGCGCCCAGGTGACGGAGCTGCACCCCGGCGACCGCGTGTTCGGCACCTGCAACGGCTCGTTCGCGCAGTACGCGACAGCGCGACCGGGCAGCCTCGCCCTGCTGCCGCCCACGGTCTCCTTCGAGCAGGCGGCCGTCGTCCCCGTGTCGGGCGTCACCGCCCTGCAGGCGCTGCGCGACGCCGGGAAGGTCCAGGCCGGGCAGAGGGTTCTCGTCATCGGTGCCGGCGGAGGAGTCGGGTCGTTCGCCGTCCAGCTCGCCACGGCATTCGGCGCGGAGGTCACCGGCGTGTGCAGCACGGCCAAGGTGGACCTCGTCCGCTCGCTCGGGGCCGACGACGTCATCGACTACACGAGCGAGGAGATCACGGCGACGGGACGCCGCTACGACCTCGTCCTCGACACCGCCGGCAACCGCCCGCTGTCGCTGCTGCGCCAGGTCCTCGCACCGCACGGGACCCTCGTCGTCGTCGGCGGCGAGAACGGTGGGCGGTGGCTCGGCGGGATCCAGCGCTCGCTGGGGGCGGTCCTGCTGTCGCCGTTCGTCCGCCACACGCTCCGAGGGCTGTTCTCGACCGTGCGTCCCGACGACCTGAGCCTGCTCGCCGGTCTCATCGCGAGCGGCCAGGTCACCCCGGTGGTCGGCGCGACCTACCCGCTGGACCGGGCCGCCGATGCCGTGCGGCACCAGCACGAGGGCCACGCCGTGGGCAAGGTCGTGCTGACCGTGCCTGACGACGCGGCCGTCACCGCAGGGGGCGCCTGA
- a CDS encoding HAD-IIB family hydrolase gives MRGLSASRGPSSHPAPHGSDARRTSWRLALSPAPRLVAFDLDDTLAPSKSPLDPRMADLLVRLLDVVEVCVISGGQFGQFQMQVVDRLGAATPAQLARLHLMPTCGTQYFRHTGESWDQVYAQNLTEDEKSRALAAVTESAQALGLWESETWGPILEDRGSQITFSALGQAAPVAAKTAWDPTGSKKTSLREAVAAQLPDLEVRSGGSTSVDITRKGIDKAYGMSRLAEMTGIDLQEMHFVGDRLDEVGNDYPVKALGVPCHAVTDWENTADYLDVFIPGLSAN, from the coding sequence ATGAGAGGGCTGTCCGCGTCGCGCGGACCCTCGAGCCACCCTGCACCGCACGGCTCGGATGCCCGCCGCACCTCCTGGAGGCTCGCCCTGTCCCCCGCACCTCGGCTCGTCGCGTTCGACCTCGACGACACGCTGGCCCCCTCGAAGTCCCCCCTCGACCCGCGCATGGCGGACCTGCTGGTGCGCCTGCTCGATGTCGTCGAGGTGTGCGTGATCTCGGGCGGTCAGTTCGGCCAGTTCCAGATGCAGGTCGTCGACCGCCTCGGCGCGGCGACGCCCGCCCAGCTCGCGCGGCTGCACCTCATGCCCACCTGCGGCACGCAGTACTTCCGGCACACCGGCGAGTCGTGGGACCAGGTGTACGCGCAGAACCTCACCGAGGACGAGAAGTCCCGGGCGCTGGCCGCCGTGACCGAGTCCGCGCAGGCCCTCGGGCTGTGGGAGTCCGAGACCTGGGGACCGATCCTCGAGGACCGCGGCAGCCAGATCACGTTCTCGGCGCTCGGGCAGGCCGCACCGGTGGCCGCGAAGACCGCCTGGGACCCGACCGGCTCCAAGAAGACGTCGCTGCGCGAGGCGGTCGCCGCCCAGCTGCCCGACCTCGAGGTGCGCTCGGGCGGGTCGACGTCCGTCGACATCACGCGCAAGGGCATCGACAAGGCCTACGGCATGTCGCGGCTCGCCGAGATGACGGGGATCGACCTGCAGGAGATGCACTTCGTGGGCGACCGGCTCGACGAGGTCGGCAACGACTACCCCGTCAAGGCTCTCGGCGTCCCGTGCCACGCGGTCACCGACTGGGAGAACACGGCCGACTACCTCGACGTCTTCATCCCCGGGCTGTCGGCGAACTAG
- a CDS encoding cation-translocating P-type ATPase: MASASLETDPSLVDARTVLRRVRSDSDRGLSSDEAAQRLATVGPNEIATAKPVPSWRKLVAQFRDPLIYLLLAAIVISVVAWWVEGADGLPFDALVIAVIVVANAVLGYVQQARAENAVAALARMTATTATVVRDGIQVRLPTRELVPGDVLVLAEGDTVAADARLISAATLRIAESSLTGESEPVLKDARTLTEPAALGDRFDMVFNGTAVTQGVGRAVVTGTGMATQMGQIADLLHATHEGPTPLQREISHVGRVLGLAVIAIAIVVIGTIFLVFGVHSLGDVVTALLLGVSLAVAAVPEGLPTILTVVLALGVQRMATRHAIVKNLSSVETLGSASVICSDKTGTLTKGEMTIGCVVTASGEVTVTGAGYRPDGQVLHDGVALLAGSDLWTETALVLGGGSLANNATLREEDGEWVIQGDPTEAAFMVAEIKLGTQDDRAGRFQRQGEIPFTSERKMMTSLEADAQRAGRLAVVTKGAPDVLLDRCSHVQVADRHVLLDVDGRARILRDVERLSDKAFRTLGVAYRPLDVWAPPALDDSLERGLVYAGTAGIIDPPRAEAALAVAEAHRAGVRVIMITGDHPRTASRIARDLGIVEREHVAVTGLELDRLDADQLRETVRHRSVYARVTPQHKLRIVDALQADHHVVAMTGDGVNDAPALKSADIGVAMGVTGTEVTKEAANMILADDNFATIVQAVREGRGIFLNIKKFLRYLLSSNMGEVLTVFFGVILAGVLGLAHVDGTVALPLLATQILWINLLTDSAPALAMGVDNETEDVMSRPPRSLQDRAIDGRMWGGVILLGVVMAAVTLLTIDLFVAGGLIEGTHSLTNARTAGFTVLVLAQLFNVLNARSETATAFHRLFANAWLWGAIALSAALQVAVVHLPVLNHAFTTAPLTGNQWLVCVAMASTVLWVSELRKLVLRLVDRFSHRRALAEERAA, encoded by the coding sequence ATGGCGAGCGCCAGTCTCGAGACCGATCCCTCGCTCGTGGACGCGCGGACGGTGCTGCGCCGGGTGCGGTCCGACTCCGACCGGGGCCTGTCGTCGGACGAGGCCGCCCAGCGCCTGGCCACGGTGGGCCCGAACGAGATCGCGACCGCGAAGCCGGTGCCGTCGTGGCGCAAGCTCGTCGCCCAGTTCCGCGACCCGCTGATCTACCTGCTGCTGGCGGCGATCGTCATCTCGGTCGTCGCCTGGTGGGTCGAGGGGGCCGACGGGCTGCCGTTCGACGCCCTGGTGATCGCGGTCATCGTCGTGGCGAACGCGGTCCTCGGCTACGTGCAGCAGGCCCGGGCGGAGAACGCGGTCGCAGCGCTGGCGCGGATGACCGCGACCACCGCGACCGTCGTGCGCGACGGCATCCAGGTGCGGCTCCCGACCCGCGAGCTGGTGCCCGGGGACGTGCTGGTCCTGGCCGAGGGCGACACCGTCGCCGCGGACGCCCGGCTCATCTCCGCGGCCACCCTGAGGATCGCCGAGTCCTCGCTCACCGGGGAGAGCGAACCCGTCCTGAAGGACGCCCGGACGCTGACCGAACCCGCCGCGCTCGGCGACCGGTTCGACATGGTCTTCAACGGCACCGCGGTCACCCAGGGTGTCGGTCGGGCGGTCGTGACCGGCACCGGGATGGCGACCCAGATGGGTCAGATCGCGGACCTGCTGCACGCCACCCACGAGGGCCCGACCCCGCTGCAGCGGGAGATCTCCCACGTGGGGCGGGTGCTCGGCCTCGCGGTGATCGCGATCGCGATCGTGGTGATCGGGACGATCTTCCTGGTCTTCGGCGTCCACTCGCTGGGCGACGTCGTCACGGCTCTGCTCCTGGGGGTCTCGCTCGCCGTCGCAGCGGTGCCCGAGGGACTGCCCACGATCCTCACCGTCGTGCTCGCGCTCGGCGTGCAGCGGATGGCGACCCGGCACGCGATCGTCAAGAACCTGTCGTCGGTCGAGACCCTGGGCTCGGCGTCGGTGATCTGCTCGGACAAGACCGGGACCCTGACCAAGGGCGAGATGACGATCGGCTGCGTCGTCACCGCGTCGGGCGAGGTCACGGTCACGGGCGCCGGGTACCGGCCCGACGGCCAGGTGCTCCACGACGGCGTCGCGCTCCTGGCCGGGAGCGACCTGTGGACCGAGACCGCGCTGGTGCTCGGCGGCGGCAGCCTCGCGAACAACGCCACGCTGCGCGAGGAGGACGGCGAGTGGGTCATCCAGGGCGACCCGACGGAGGCCGCCTTCATGGTGGCCGAGATCAAGCTGGGCACGCAGGACGACCGCGCCGGACGGTTCCAGCGCCAGGGTGAGATCCCGTTCACGTCCGAGCGCAAGATGATGACGAGCCTCGAGGCCGACGCCCAGCGCGCCGGCCGGCTCGCCGTGGTGACCAAGGGCGCCCCGGACGTGCTGCTCGACCGGTGCTCGCACGTGCAGGTCGCCGATCGCCACGTGCTGCTCGACGTGGACGGCAGGGCCCGGATCCTGCGCGATGTCGAGCGCCTGTCCGACAAGGCGTTCCGCACCCTCGGTGTGGCCTACCGGCCGCTCGACGTCTGGGCGCCGCCGGCCCTCGACGACTCCCTGGAACGAGGACTGGTCTACGCGGGCACGGCAGGCATCATCGACCCGCCCCGCGCCGAGGCAGCCCTCGCCGTCGCCGAGGCCCACCGGGCCGGCGTCCGGGTCATCATGATCACCGGCGACCATCCCCGCACGGCGAGCCGCATCGCGCGCGACCTCGGCATCGTCGAGCGCGAGCACGTCGCGGTGACCGGTCTCGAGCTGGACCGGCTCGATGCGGACCAGCTGCGCGAGACAGTGCGCCACCGGTCCGTCTACGCCCGGGTGACCCCGCAGCACAAGCTGCGCATCGTCGACGCCCTCCAGGCCGACCACCACGTCGTGGCCATGACCGGCGACGGGGTCAACGACGCCCCGGCGCTGAAGTCCGCCGACATCGGGGTCGCGATGGGTGTGACCGGCACCGAGGTCACGAAGGAGGCGGCGAACATGATCCTCGCCGACGACAACTTCGCGACCATCGTCCAGGCCGTCCGCGAGGGCCGCGGCATCTTCCTCAACATCAAGAAGTTCCTGCGCTACCTGCTGTCCTCGAACATGGGCGAGGTCCTCACGGTCTTCTTCGGGGTCATCCTCGCCGGGGTCCTCGGGCTGGCCCACGTCGACGGCACCGTCGCCCTCCCCCTGCTCGCGACCCAGATCCTGTGGATCAACCTGCTCACCGACAGCGCACCCGCGCTGGCGATGGGTGTCGACAACGAGACCGAGGACGTGATGAGCCGCCCGCCGCGGTCGCTCCAGGACCGAGCCATCGACGGCCGCATGTGGGGCGGCGTCATCCTCCTGGGTGTCGTCATGGCGGCGGTCACGCTGCTCACCATCGACCTGTTCGTCGCCGGCGGGCTCATCGAGGGCACCCATTCGCTGACCAACGCGCGGACCGCCGGCTTCACCGTCCTCGTGCTCGCCCAGCTCTTCAACGTCCTCAACGCGCGCTCCGAGACCGCGACGGCCTTCCACCGGCTGTTCGCGAACGCGTGGCTGTGGGGGGCGATCGCCCTGTCGGCGGCGCTCCAGGTCGCCGTCGTCCACCTGCCCGTCCTCAACCACGCGTTCACGACCGCGCCGCTCACCGGCAACCAGTGGCTCGTGTGCGTGGCGATGGCGAGCACCGTGCTCTGGGTCAGCGAGCTCCGCAAGCTGGTCCTGCGCCTGGTCGACCGGTTCAGCCACCGACGCGCACTGGCCGAGGAGCGTGCCGCATGA
- a CDS encoding helix-turn-helix transcriptional regulator yields MVKPTRITNSIRALRFAHGEMTQAELARRTGVTRQTVIAIEQGRYSPSLELAFQIASAFGVPLDAVFRYPDDSEEHS; encoded by the coding sequence GTGGTGAAGCCGACACGGATCACCAACTCGATCCGGGCGCTGCGGTTCGCGCACGGGGAGATGACGCAGGCCGAGCTGGCCCGTCGCACCGGGGTCACCCGCCAGACGGTCATCGCGATCGAGCAGGGCCGGTACTCGCCGTCCCTCGAGCTGGCCTTTCAGATCGCCAGCGCGTTCGGCGTCCCGCTCGACGCCGTCTTCCGGTACCCCGACGACTCCGAGGAGCACTCATGA
- a CDS encoding TetR family transcriptional regulator, with product MTARAHSGRRPGDSGTREAIARAARRQFAELGYDRTSMRQVALEAQVDPTLVSHFHGSKRQLFLSVIGLPFQPAEVLPGLLAGDPNEAGARLARFALGVFESDEGRSRAVGLIRAATSEPEAARVVRDLLTREVLAPLAEGIGSDDADYRAALLMSQIVGLIMARYIVEVEPLASREHQAVADAIAPTLQRYLTGDLSAPLP from the coding sequence ATGACGGCACGCGCGCACTCGGGCAGACGACCGGGCGACAGCGGGACGCGGGAGGCCATCGCGCGCGCTGCGCGACGCCAGTTCGCCGAGCTCGGCTACGACCGCACGTCGATGCGGCAGGTGGCCCTCGAGGCGCAGGTCGACCCCACCCTCGTCAGCCACTTCCACGGGTCGAAGCGCCAGCTGTTCCTCTCGGTGATCGGGCTGCCGTTCCAGCCCGCCGAGGTCCTGCCGGGGCTCCTCGCGGGCGACCCGAACGAGGCCGGGGCTCGACTCGCGCGCTTCGCGCTCGGCGTGTTCGAGTCCGACGAGGGCCGCAGCCGCGCCGTCGGCCTGATCCGGGCGGCCACCTCGGAGCCCGAGGCGGCTCGCGTCGTCCGCGACCTGCTGACCCGCGAGGTGCTCGCGCCCCTTGCCGAGGGCATCGGCTCGGACGACGCGGACTACCGGGCTGCGCTGCTGATGTCGCAGATCGTCGGCCTCATCATGGCCCGCTACATCGTCGAGGTGGAGCCCCTCGCCTCGCGCGAGCACCAGGCGGTGGCCGACGCGATCGCCCCGACCCTGCAGCGCTATCTCACCGGCGACCTCTCCGCACCGCTCCCGTAG
- a CDS encoding cation diffusion facilitator family transporter: MTGQTRPGGPQEDRLLFRFMLLSLAAAVVTIALKVGAAVITGSVGFLSDAMESGVNLVAAVVALFALRVAARPSDASHHFGHGKAEYLSALVEGAMIFVAATAIVWTSIQRLLAPAPVLKPGVGLALSTVASLVNLAVGVTLHRVGRAHRSATLVADGKHLLTDVWTSVGVLVGIALVALTGWQPLDPIVALAVGVNILWTGYRLLRGSVSGLLSATLPEHERAQIDTVLERYRTERGVTFAPLRTVESGRQRFVFAVVTVPAGWTVQAAHDLTVQLEADIDEVLPGTETFVHVEPQAEAQADQQAEAQAEPRTVSSG; the protein is encoded by the coding sequence ATGACGGGTCAGACCCGACCGGGCGGTCCACAGGAGGACAGGCTGCTGTTCCGCTTCATGCTGCTCTCGCTGGCGGCTGCGGTCGTGACCATCGCCCTCAAGGTCGGCGCGGCGGTCATCACCGGGTCGGTCGGGTTCCTGTCCGACGCGATGGAGTCCGGCGTCAACCTCGTCGCCGCGGTCGTGGCACTCTTCGCGCTGCGGGTCGCCGCGCGGCCGTCCGACGCGAGCCACCACTTCGGCCACGGCAAGGCCGAGTACCTGTCCGCGCTCGTCGAGGGGGCGATGATCTTCGTCGCCGCGACCGCGATCGTGTGGACGTCGATCCAGCGGCTCCTCGCGCCAGCCCCTGTGCTCAAGCCCGGGGTCGGCCTGGCGCTGTCGACGGTCGCCTCTCTGGTCAACCTCGCCGTCGGCGTGACGCTGCACCGTGTGGGCCGGGCGCACCGCTCGGCGACCCTCGTCGCGGATGGCAAGCACCTCCTGACCGACGTGTGGACGTCGGTCGGCGTGCTCGTCGGGATCGCCCTGGTCGCCCTGACGGGCTGGCAGCCGCTCGACCCCATCGTGGCGCTCGCGGTCGGGGTGAACATCCTCTGGACGGGCTACCGCCTGCTGCGCGGGTCCGTCAGCGGACTGCTCAGCGCGACCCTCCCCGAGCACGAGCGCGCGCAGATCGACACCGTGCTGGAGCGGTACCGCACGGAGCGTGGCGTGACGTTCGCGCCGCTGCGCACCGTGGAGTCCGGTCGGCAGCGGTTCGTGTTCGCCGTCGTGACGGTCCCCGCGGGCTGGACCGTCCAGGCGGCGCACGACCTGACGGTGCAGCTCGAGGCGGACATCGACGAGGTGCTGCCCGGCACCGAGACGTTCGTCCACGTCGAGCCGCAGGCCGAAGCGCAGGCCGACCAGCAGGCCGAAGCGCAGGCCGAGCCGCGGACCGTCTCCTCGGGGTAA
- a CDS encoding histidine phosphatase family protein, whose product MVLTLSLVRHGQTEYNAEHRLQGWCDSPLTERGLDGVRTTAAFLAAHPFTAAYVSPTGRAQSTAHEILAHHPWAPRVTDPDLREFGFGDYEARPEADLLARYDPDTMFAEVLGGTFAGIAGGEPGHEFLARVRSAFGRIERDHPDGHVLVVSHGLTLRAYLAMIDARPMDPLPNASISTVEVHGDGRRRVVSLAIDPAGHGVPDAIVAAAAPALVR is encoded by the coding sequence GTGGTCCTCACCCTCTCGCTCGTCCGGCACGGCCAGACCGAGTACAACGCCGAGCACCGGCTCCAGGGCTGGTGCGACTCGCCCCTGACGGAGCGCGGCCTCGACGGCGTGCGCACCACCGCGGCCTTCCTCGCCGCCCATCCCTTCACGGCCGCCTACGTCAGCCCGACCGGTCGCGCCCAGTCCACGGCGCACGAGATCCTCGCGCACCACCCGTGGGCCCCGCGGGTCACCGACCCGGACCTGCGCGAGTTCGGCTTCGGCGACTACGAGGCGCGCCCCGAGGCCGACCTGCTCGCCCGGTATGACCCGGACACGATGTTCGCCGAAGTGCTCGGCGGGACGTTCGCCGGCATCGCGGGTGGGGAGCCCGGGCACGAGTTCCTGGCGCGCGTCCGGTCGGCGTTCGGACGGATCGAGCGCGATCACCCGGACGGTCACGTGCTGGTCGTGAGCCACGGCCTGACGCTCCGCGCGTACCTGGCGATGATCGACGCGCGCCCGATGGACCCCTTGCCGAACGCGAGCATCTCGACGGTGGAGGTGCACGGCGACGGCCGGCGCCGGGTGGTCAGCCTGGCGATCGACCCGGCCGGGCACGGCGTGCCCGACGCGATCGTCGCGGCGGCCGCACCCGCACTGGTCCGGTAG